A part of Leptospira perdikensis genomic DNA contains:
- a CDS encoding DUF2461 domain-containing protein: protein MKISKTILNYLSELKLNNNRTWFIENKDRFTEIQSELVLLTGYFLSEIEKFDKSLKGVDPKSCIFRIYKDVRFSKDKSPYKTHFGIFMRGGNRKIEGTGYYLHIEPSESLIGGGCYMPDPKSLFKIRERIIADSKTLKTIFEDRKFIQDFGTEFYAEKLKTAPKGFDKEHPMIEFLKYKGFAVAKKIKNSDLTSNHFASETVKTFQNLYPLNQFLEKAMDRK from the coding sequence ATGAAAATAAGTAAAACCATCCTTAATTATTTATCTGAATTAAAATTAAATAACAATCGAACCTGGTTTATTGAAAACAAAGATCGGTTTACTGAAATCCAGAGTGAATTAGTTTTACTCACTGGTTATTTTTTATCAGAGATAGAGAAGTTTGATAAAAGTTTAAAGGGTGTTGATCCCAAGTCTTGTATTTTTAGGATTTATAAAGATGTTCGTTTTTCTAAAGATAAAAGCCCTTACAAAACTCACTTCGGAATTTTTATGAGAGGTGGGAATCGGAAAATTGAAGGAACGGGTTATTATCTTCACATCGAACCAAGTGAATCCCTAATCGGTGGTGGGTGTTATATGCCCGACCCGAAATCATTATTTAAAATCAGAGAAAGAATCATAGCGGATTCGAAAACTTTAAAAACAATATTTGAGGACCGTAAGTTCATCCAAGATTTTGGAACGGAATTCTATGCAGAGAAATTAAAAACAGCTCCCAAGGGATTTGATAAGGAACATCCCATGATTGAATTTTTGAAATACAAAGGATTTGCCGTAGCCAAAAAAATAAAAAATTCAGACTTAACTTCAAATCACTTTGCGAGCGAAACTGTAAAAACCTTTCAAAACCTATATCCCTTGAACCAGTTTTTGGAAAAGGCAATGGATCGAAAGTAG